In Syntrophorhabdales bacterium, the genomic window TAACTGAGCGCAATCCATACTTTACGCTTTCCGTGCAGAAAGCGGGTTGTCAGGCGAAACCGCTTTGAAAATAGGTTGCGGTTTAGGCGCAGGTATGGGGCGGAAACAGGAAGTATGCGGTTCGGTGACTGGCGGGATTCTTGTGATCGGGCTAAGGCACGGCAGGGGTGAAAACGATGACACTTCAGCCACGCAACTCACGTACGCAAGAACAAGGGAATTGATGGACCGTTTCGCTGCAAAGCACGGGACGTGCATGTGCCGACAACTTTTGAATGGCTGTGAATTGATGACTGAAGAAGGCCAGAAGATCTTCAAGGAGAACGAACTGCGTGAGAAGACCTGCACGCCTACTGTCGAGACTGTCGTTGAGATTCTTGAAACTATGTCGTAACGCCTTCAGCGAGTGACGTCCCCGTTCTTGATATCGAA contains:
- a CDS encoding C-GCAxxG-C-C family protein, with protein sequence MLYAFRAESGLSGETALKIGCGLGAGMGRKQEVCGSVTGGILVIGLRHGRGENDDTSATQLTYARTRELMDRFAAKHGTCMCRQLLNGCELMTEEGQKIFKENELREKTCTPTVETVVEILETMS